GCATCAAAAGCCCAATAGTTGAACGACGCATATTCACCGAAGTGAGGAAGATTCCTAAAACAAAGTAGCCCACAAACCCGCCTATCACGAAAACGTTGGGGCTCAACAGGTAGGGCCCTATTAAACCGAAAATAGGCAAAATAGCCACGCCCACAACCCATATGGCTATGAAGTATTTTACAAGCGTCCGATCTGCGTTCGCCAAAAGCGCTCGCAAGAGCGGCGTCAAAATGTAGAGACCAAAAAGGACGTAGATGTACCAGAACTGGGTGTATGGACCATTGAGTAGCCCTTGCAGGATGGCGCCAAAAGAGAAGGGTATGCCTATGACTGCGAAGGTCCAGACAAAATAGATGGCAGCCCAAAAGAGGAAGGGCAATCCTATGCGGGCCCATCGTTTCTTAAAGAAGACCCTAAGACTTTCTTTTTCTTTTCCGGGTTGAAGTAAAAGCGCGCCAGTTACCATCAAAAACAGCGGAACCCCAAGCACGCCTAAAGTTTGATAAATATCCGCGACGGCCCAAGTGGTGATTCCCAGCGGAGACAACGCATGGAGTTCTTGGCTGCTTATTATCCATTGACCTGTAGAATGAAGCAGAATAACCCCTACAATGGCTACCGCCCGAATCAAGTCAAAATTGTAGACACGACTTTTAGGCGGGTTGAGGTTTTCCATGCTACACCTTCTCAACTCACACCCTAATTGAATTTGCGTTAATATGCTTTAGCAAAAAAAGCTTCAACGCCCCGTATGCAGGCAAGCCTAAGTTATGGCGTTGTAAATTTCAGTTGCTATAACTTCTGAACCGTTAACGTTTGGGTGAACACCATCTTCGAAGTCGTTTGGACTATTAAGCAACGGAGTATGCACATCGATTGTTGGCAAGTTTAGGTCGATTGCAGTTTGGTTGATTAGCGGTA
The DNA window shown above is from Candidatus Bathyarchaeota archaeon and carries:
- a CDS encoding acyltransferase family protein codes for the protein MENLNPPKSRVYNFDLIRAVAIVGVILLHSTGQWIISSQELHALSPLGITTWAVADIYQTLGVLGVPLFLMVTGALLLQPGKEKESLRVFFKKRWARIGLPFLFWAAIYFVWTFAVIGIPFSFGAILQGLLNGPYTQFWYIYVLFGLYILTPLLRALLANADRTLVKYFIAIWVVGVAILPIFGLIGPYLLSPNVFVIGGFVGYFVLGIFLTSVNMRRSTIGLLMLLGIALTAIGTYVLAATNGTDMYFFQEYISPTVILTSVMLFLLLLTLKSPSPQQEFGLSRRDKLIKAISDNTLGIYFLHVIILESIQNGYFGFALNRNTLNPIIEVPLMTVIVLFVSLGIVILLKKIPYLDKLIG